The proteins below come from a single uncultured delta proteobacterium genomic window:
- a CDS encoding conserved exported hypothetical protein (Evidence 4 : Homologs of previously reported genes of unknown function) encodes MKKRLFPIVFLSLALVMAFAATATARQAVSGNVEKLAYAYFKDFPSDNNVVKADKLFSMMQAGEDMVILDIRRPDDYGKNHLKGAVNLSFFDTSIPDALDKIPDDKPVMVYCYTGQTASQVTALLNISGKMAKNVQSGFNNAITKTEGHAALLEQTANPLPGGTYPVDPGVKEVLTVYFRDKMALDGTPFANFNVTAKTVKSIVDEKNDDYLILSVRRADDYAKGHIPTAVNIPFGQGMEEGLVKLPKDKKIVVYCYSGQTSSQTMAVLRMMGYEAYSMSGGMGAWTKEGFEVVAK; translated from the coding sequence ATGAAAAAAAGATTGTTCCCAATCGTATTCCTCAGCCTGGCCCTGGTCATGGCGTTCGCCGCGACCGCCACGGCACGGCAGGCCGTTTCCGGCAACGTCGAGAAGCTCGCGTACGCCTACTTCAAGGACTTTCCGTCGGACAACAACGTGGTCAAGGCGGACAAGCTCTTCTCCATGATGCAGGCCGGGGAGGACATGGTCATCCTCGACATCCGCCGCCCGGACGATTACGGGAAAAACCACCTCAAGGGCGCGGTGAATCTTTCCTTCTTCGATACATCCATACCGGACGCGCTCGACAAGATTCCGGACGACAAGCCCGTCATGGTTTACTGTTATACCGGCCAAACGGCGTCGCAAGTGACGGCTCTCTTGAATATTTCCGGAAAGATGGCCAAAAACGTCCAGTCCGGGTTCAACAACGCCATAACCAAGACCGAAGGGCACGCGGCGCTGCTCGAACAGACCGCCAACCCCCTTCCGGGTGGAACGTATCCGGTGGACCCCGGCGTCAAAGAAGTCCTCACCGTCTATTTCAGGGACAAAATGGCCCTGGACGGCACGCCGTTCGCCAACTTCAACGTGACCGCCAAGACCGTCAAAAGCATTGTGGATGAAAAGAATGACGACTATCTGATCCTTTCCGTCCGGCGCGCCGACGATTACGCCAAAGGCCATATCCCGACCGCCGTGAACATCCCGTTCGGCCAGGGCATGGAAGAAGGCCTGGTGAAACTCCCCAAAGACAAGAAAATCGTGGTATACTGCTACAGCGGGCAGACTTCTTCCCAAACCATGGCCGTGCTCCGGATGATGGGCTACGAAGCGTATTCCATGTCCGGCGGCATGGGCGCCTGGACCAAAGAAGGATTTGAGGTGGTCGCCAAGTAG
- a CDS encoding conserved hypothetical protein (Evidence 4 : Homologs of previously reported genes of unknown function) produces MEKKVEHYDVVIIGGGAAGLTAGIYCGRARLNTLLIEKSLVGGLATYTNEIENYPGFPEGSTGLELMELFHKQAKRFGVRFKLTDVRGVSLEGETKVVETFRTDYHAKVVIAASGGKPRLTGAKGEDEFLYDKGISFCATCDAAANTDKTVLVVGSGDAAIEEGMFLTKFAKKVIVSVMHDEGKMDCNEIARNEALQNPKMEFVWNTVVDEFKGAERLETVVLKNVKTGELVTIPVDSCFLFIGYLPNTEIFKDQLEMNRAGYLLSNERMETNIPGVFAAGDVRDKFLKQVATAVGDGAIAGYSAEKYIAESEVFENQIMGGEKAKLVYVYNAVDPKCREILPIMEDIEKRGQGKVEVVRIDTYKSGGLARRLGAEGTPCAMVIRGGEKIRELSCDGLCCEDVLACIEE; encoded by the coding sequence ATGGAAAAAAAAGTTGAACACTATGACGTTGTAATCATCGGCGGCGGCGCCGCCGGGCTGACTGCCGGCATCTATTGCGGCCGCGCGCGCCTGAACACCCTTTTGATCGAGAAATCCCTGGTGGGCGGCCTTGCCACCTACACCAACGAAATAGAGAACTATCCCGGCTTTCCCGAAGGCTCCACGGGCCTGGAGCTGATGGAACTTTTCCACAAGCAGGCCAAGCGCTTCGGCGTCAGGTTCAAATTGACCGACGTGAGAGGCGTCAGCCTTGAGGGGGAAACGAAAGTCGTGGAAACGTTCCGGACCGACTATCACGCCAAGGTGGTTATTGCGGCTTCCGGCGGCAAACCCCGCCTGACCGGCGCGAAAGGCGAGGACGAATTTCTCTACGACAAGGGCATTTCCTTCTGCGCCACTTGCGACGCGGCCGCCAACACCGACAAGACCGTGCTGGTCGTGGGCAGCGGGGACGCGGCCATTGAGGAAGGCATGTTCCTCACCAAATTCGCCAAAAAAGTCATCGTCTCCGTCATGCATGACGAAGGCAAAATGGACTGCAACGAAATCGCCCGTAATGAAGCATTGCAGAACCCCAAGATGGAATTTGTCTGGAATACGGTCGTGGACGAGTTCAAAGGCGCCGAGCGGCTGGAGACGGTCGTCCTGAAGAACGTCAAAACCGGTGAACTCGTCACCATTCCCGTGGACTCCTGCTTCCTCTTCATCGGGTATCTGCCCAACACGGAAATTTTCAAGGACCAGCTCGAAATGAACCGCGCCGGGTATCTTCTTTCCAACGAACGGATGGAAACCAACATTCCCGGCGTGTTCGCCGCCGGCGACGTGCGGGACAAGTTCCTGAAGCAGGTCGCGACGGCCGTGGGCGACGGCGCCATCGCGGGCTATTCCGCCGAGAAATACATCGCGGAAAGCGAAGTCTTCGAAAACCAGATAATGGGCGGGGAAAAGGCCAAGCTGGTGTATGTTTACAATGCCGTGGACCCCAAATGCCGCGAGATTCTCCCCATCATGGAAGACATTGAAAAACGGGGCCAGGGCAAGGTGGAGGTCGTGCGCATCGACACCTACAAATCGGGCGGCCTTGCCCGCCGCCTGGGCGCGGAGGGAACGCCGTGCGCCATGGTCATCCGGGGCGGCGAAAAAATCAGGGAGCTTTCCTGTGACGGGCTCTGCTGCGAAGACGTTCTGGCGTGTATTGAGGAATAG
- a CDS encoding conserved hypothetical protein (Evidence 4 : Homologs of previously reported genes of unknown function), which translates to MVILDCLGEICPVPVMRLQKALKDNAGYENILLITDHSCVPKSIGEFCRAKKLGYVADEVINGVWELHITPRKQ; encoded by the coding sequence ATGGTCATTCTCGATTGCCTGGGCGAAATATGCCCGGTGCCCGTCATGCGGCTGCAAAAAGCGTTGAAGGACAACGCAGGGTATGAAAATATCCTCCTGATAACCGATCATTCGTGTGTTCCCAAATCCATCGGGGAATTCTGCCGTGCCAAAAAGCTGGGGTACGTGGCGGATGAAGTCATAAACGGCGTGTGGGAACTGCATATCACCCCAAGAAAACAATGA
- a CDS encoding conserved membrane hypothetical protein (Evidence 4 : Homologs of previously reported genes of unknown function), translating into MSSVKNFFDRIGQNPFYVAIFKNPFTYITGAVLLSVFQAATLSTTGDPWGVTGAFANWGAWLYQAVGGNVDKWYYFSTESAQATLARNFFDDPGSVRNLGIILGALTATLLASQFKFKKIKAPRQVVAAVLGGFLMGYGARIAFGCNIGALYSGITTMSVSGWVFAIFLFAGAYVGSKMLAKFFM; encoded by the coding sequence ATGAGCAGCGTGAAAAATTTTTTCGACAGAATAGGCCAAAATCCGTTCTATGTCGCAATTTTCAAAAACCCGTTCACCTATATAACGGGCGCGGTCCTGCTTTCCGTCTTTCAGGCGGCCACGCTGTCCACCACGGGCGACCCCTGGGGCGTGACCGGGGCCTTTGCCAACTGGGGCGCCTGGCTGTACCAGGCCGTCGGCGGCAACGTGGACAAGTGGTATTACTTTTCAACCGAAAGCGCGCAAGCCACGCTGGCCCGGAACTTTTTCGACGACCCTGGTTCCGTGCGCAACCTGGGCATCATTCTCGGCGCCCTGACGGCCACCCTGCTCGCCTCGCAGTTCAAGTTCAAAAAGATCAAGGCGCCGCGCCAGGTCGTGGCGGCCGTTCTCGGCGGTTTTCTGATGGGGTACGGCGCGCGCATCGCTTTTGGCTGCAACATCGGCGCCCTGTACAGCGGCATTACCACCATGTCCGTTTCGGGCTGGGTGTTCGCGATCTTCCTTTTCGCGGGCGCGTATGTGGGCAGCAAGATGTTGGCGAAATTCTTCATGTAA
- a CDS encoding hypothetical protein (Evidence 5 : No homology to any previously reported sequences): MRQFNILAQELTTLMIRICEDRIASAPGSPVERKALAASVLAVQEALKTFVAVELAVKNN, translated from the coding sequence ATGCGCCAATTCAATATACTCGCTCAAGAACTTACCACGCTTATGATTCGCATATGCGAAGACCGAATCGCCTCTGCCCCAGGCAGCCCTGTGGAACGAAAAGCGCTGGCGGCTTCCGTCCTGGCGGTTCAGGAAGCGCTGAAAACTTTTGTCGCGGTGGAACTGGCAGTAAAGAATAATTAG
- a CDS encoding conserved hypothetical protein (Evidence 4 : Homologs of previously reported genes of unknown function), with the protein MAEYTLDCMGEACPVPLMKTEKKMAELAVGDILIVSIDHSCAMKNVPEWARKQGHNVEIEEVDDGEWEVVIEKAK; encoded by the coding sequence ATGGCCGAATACACCCTTGACTGCATGGGCGAAGCCTGCCCCGTACCCCTGATGAAAACGGAGAAAAAAATGGCCGAACTCGCTGTCGGCGACATCCTCATCGTCAGCATCGACCACAGCTGCGCCATGAAAAACGTTCCCGAGTGGGCGCGTAAGCAGGGCCACAACGTGGAAATCGAGGAAGTCGACGACGGGGAATGGGAAGTCGTCATCGAAAAGGCGAAATAG
- a CDS encoding conserved exported hypothetical protein (Evidence 4 : Homologs of previously reported genes of unknown function), which produces MKKRFALPFVVLLTLGLLAATGCDRSNYAASDQVILEAKDLPQYIGKEGVVILDMQKPEAYAQGHVAGAVNYAVSSILVSLPVPNSLAPGRKVATSLGNAGVGNDSLVVIYDEGKSLNAARLWWTLLVYGHDKVKVVSGGLPAIKAAGIAMTPDVPQVTPKEFTTTDKRGLYLATMRDVRKQVDDPDPKTILLDTRTDKEYREEGKIPGSMMMDHMRNFYKDGTFLDTRATRINYIERGIRTDNNVIVYCKTSMRAAPVFLRLWDAGYRNVKLYDGAWTEWSQNSANPIERPDGAAVPISPRDNS; this is translated from the coding sequence ATGAAGAAACGTTTCGCTTTGCCCTTTGTGGTTCTGCTGACCCTTGGTTTACTGGCTGCCACTGGGTGCGACAGGTCGAACTACGCGGCTTCGGATCAGGTCATCCTGGAAGCCAAAGATCTGCCGCAGTATATAGGCAAGGAAGGCGTCGTCATTCTCGACATGCAAAAGCCCGAAGCCTATGCCCAAGGGCACGTCGCGGGCGCCGTCAACTACGCCGTCTCCAGCATCCTCGTCAGCCTGCCCGTTCCCAACTCCCTGGCTCCCGGCCGCAAGGTGGCGACGTCCCTCGGCAACGCGGGCGTCGGCAACGATAGCCTTGTGGTCATCTACGACGAGGGGAAAAGCCTCAACGCCGCCCGGCTGTGGTGGACGCTCCTGGTTTACGGGCACGACAAGGTCAAGGTCGTCAGCGGGGGACTGCCCGCCATCAAGGCCGCGGGAATAGCCATGACGCCGGACGTCCCGCAAGTTACGCCAAAAGAATTCACAACCACGGACAAACGCGGGCTCTATCTCGCCACCATGCGCGACGTCCGCAAGCAGGTGGACGACCCCGACCCCAAAACCATTCTGCTCGATACCCGGACGGACAAGGAATACCGGGAAGAAGGCAAAATACCCGGGTCCATGATGATGGACCACATGCGAAACTTCTACAAAGACGGCACGTTCCTCGACACCCGCGCCACCCGCATCAATTATATCGAGCGGGGCATCAGAACCGACAACAACGTGATCGTCTACTGCAAAACCTCGATGCGCGCGGCTCCGGTCTTCCTCAGGCTGTGGGACGCGGGTTACCGGAACGTGAAACTCTACGACGGCGCCTGGACCGAATGGTCGCAGAACAGCGCCAACCCGATCGAGCGTCCGGACGGGGCCGCCGTGCCCATAAGCCCGAGAGACAATTCCTGA
- a CDS encoding conserved membrane hypothetical protein (Evidence 4 : Homologs of previously reported genes of unknown function), which translates to MRDPCITGSTSLSQAVLIAFAVTTILFAAIQYGAVSIGLPLPGENFVVPISFATVFGAFIFGIGMVISGGCGSGTLMRVGEGFAMQWLSLFFFVVGSLVGAAHFGWWKENFIVHGPKIFLPDIFGWTGAVVVQLLIILCLYRASMLWEQKKMGTGE; encoded by the coding sequence TTGCGCGACCCCTGCATCACGGGCAGCACCTCCCTTTCCCAGGCGGTGCTGATCGCCTTTGCCGTGACAACAATACTGTTCGCGGCCATCCAGTACGGCGCGGTCAGCATCGGGCTTCCCCTGCCCGGCGAAAACTTCGTGGTGCCCATAAGTTTTGCCACGGTTTTCGGAGCCTTCATCTTCGGCATCGGCATGGTCATCTCCGGGGGCTGCGGCTCGGGTACGCTGATGCGGGTGGGAGAGGGCTTTGCCATGCAATGGCTGTCGCTCTTTTTCTTCGTCGTCGGCTCGCTTGTCGGCGCGGCGCACTTCGGTTGGTGGAAGGAAAACTTTATCGTCCACGGGCCGAAAATCTTCCTGCCGGATATTTTCGGCTGGACCGGCGCGGTTGTGGTGCAGCTTCTGATCATCCTCTGCCTGTACCGGGCGAGCATGCTCTGGGAACAGAAAAAAATGGGCACGGGCGAGTGA
- a CDS encoding conserved hypothetical protein (Evidence 4 : Homologs of previously reported genes of unknown function) codes for MTRLLILGGGSCQLHAFKRAKERGYSAVLFDYLPAPPAAALADIHRPVSTFDWDACLEEAKRLSLDGVMTVGTDQPVFTCALIAAKLGLPSLIRPGTALAVTNKAVMKRILSRHCIPTARWFLTDKEELPLLPLEGPVVIKPVDSQGQRGVIKAENVQRAADFFEDSIAFSRRGELLCETYYPSAEVTVNAWVHEGNAHMLAVTDRVCFGHERHIGVCAAHRFPSRAAAGQEDVIRAVTQRVADAFGLRNGPLYIQLLTGESGILVNELSSRIGGAFEDVFIPYLTGFDILDAVMDAALGRSPAPPAPFDPAGKQIRVLMPFARPGRIGSMTPPADILALEGVMDARFNYAAGDVIPRFENAAGRLGVIVLRAENAGTMRHCLDRFYSMFHVLDDAGEDMLLDAWRVS; via the coding sequence TTGACTAGGCTGCTCATCCTCGGCGGCGGCAGTTGCCAGCTGCATGCTTTCAAGCGGGCGAAGGAGCGGGGATATTCCGCCGTTCTCTTCGACTATCTGCCCGCCCCCCCGGCGGCTGCCCTGGCGGATATCCACCGCCCGGTGAGCACCTTTGACTGGGACGCATGTCTGGAGGAAGCGAAACGTCTGTCACTGGACGGCGTCATGACCGTGGGAACCGACCAGCCAGTCTTCACCTGCGCACTGATCGCCGCCAAACTCGGCCTCCCGAGCCTCATACGGCCGGGAACCGCACTTGCGGTCACAAACAAGGCCGTCATGAAACGCATCCTCAGCCGGCACTGCATCCCGACGGCCCGCTGGTTTCTGACGGATAAGGAAGAACTGCCCCTTCTGCCGCTTGAAGGGCCAGTCGTCATCAAACCGGTGGACAGTCAAGGCCAGCGAGGGGTTATCAAAGCGGAAAACGTCCAGCGGGCCGCCGATTTTTTTGAAGACTCCATCGCTTTTTCCCGGCGCGGCGAACTGCTGTGCGAAACGTATTATCCTTCCGCCGAAGTGACGGTGAATGCCTGGGTCCACGAGGGGAACGCCCATATGCTGGCTGTGACGGACAGGGTCTGCTTCGGCCATGAACGGCATATAGGGGTCTGCGCCGCGCACCGTTTTCCCTCCCGCGCCGCTGCCGGGCAAGAGGATGTGATCCGTGCCGTTACGCAGCGCGTCGCCGACGCCTTCGGCTTACGGAACGGCCCGCTCTATATCCAACTCCTCACGGGAGAAAGCGGCATTCTGGTGAACGAGCTTTCCAGCCGCATCGGCGGGGCGTTCGAGGATGTGTTCATCCCCTATCTCACGGGGTTCGACATCCTGGACGCGGTAATGGATGCGGCGCTGGGCAGATCTCCCGCGCCACCCGCGCCTTTTGATCCCGCAGGCAAGCAGATACGCGTTCTTATGCCCTTTGCCAGGCCCGGCCGGATCGGCTCCATGACGCCCCCGGCCGATATCCTCGCGCTGGAAGGCGTGATGGATGCCCGGTTCAACTATGCCGCAGGCGACGTCATCCCCCGTTTTGAAAACGCGGCCGGGCGCCTCGGCGTCATCGTCCTGCGGGCCGAAAACGCCGGCACAATGCGGCATTGCCTTGATCGCTTCTACAGCATGTTTCATGTTCTGGATGACGCCGGGGAGGACATGCTCCTTGACGCCTGGCGGGTCAGCTAG
- a CDS encoding putative Glycosyl transferase (Evidence 3 : Function proposed based on presence of conserved amino acid motif, structural feature or limited homology) translates to MTGSPLLSVVIPVFNAAPLLDALHADICRSLEGLDSYELIFVDDGSGDGSAATLQRIARKDPAARVLALPRNTGQQEATLTGLALAAGEYCATMDDDGQHPPGLLPGMLARLRADGLDILYAVPEGRRESLMRTVGGIMRDGLFTLLFPHCGRDVRVSSYRVMTRALALRVLAGRSSFNYFSAMVFQEPTRAAVIPYPFRPCRTGRSGYSFGKLLALYWKIFRHYGPFGTGRPPLKESPAAREVRGFD, encoded by the coding sequence ATGACCGGTTCCCCCCTGCTTTCCGTCGTCATCCCCGTTTTCAACGCCGCGCCCTTGCTTGACGCCCTGCATGCGGACATTTGCCGTTCCCTCGAAGGCCTGGATTCGTATGAGCTCATCTTTGTGGACGACGGGTCCGGGGACGGGAGCGCGGCCACCCTCCAGCGCATCGCGCGAAAGGACCCCGCAGCCAGGGTGCTGGCCCTGCCCCGCAACACGGGCCAGCAGGAAGCGACGCTGACCGGCCTTGCTCTCGCTGCCGGGGAATATTGCGCCACCATGGACGACGACGGCCAGCACCCGCCCGGTCTGCTGCCCGGCATGCTCGCCAGGCTGCGGGCCGACGGGCTGGACATCCTCTACGCCGTTCCCGAGGGACGGCGTGAAAGCCTGATGCGGACCGTGGGCGGCATCATGCGCGACGGTCTGTTCACCCTCCTCTTCCCGCACTGCGGGAGGGATGTGCGCGTCAGCTCGTACCGTGTCATGACCCGCGCCCTGGCGCTGCGCGTGCTCGCCGGCCGGAGCTCTTTCAACTATTTTTCCGCCATGGTTTTTCAGGAACCCACCCGGGCAGCGGTCATACCATATCCCTTCCGTCCCTGCCGCACAGGCCGTTCCGGCTATTCATTCGGGAAACTTTTGGCACTGTATTGGAAAATATTTCGCCATTACGGGCCGTTCGGCACCGGGCGGCCCCCCCTGAAAGAATCACCGGCGGCACGGGAGGTACGCGGCTTTGACTAG
- a CDS encoding hypothetical protein (Evidence 5 : No homology to any previously reported sequences), translated as MEIHGWPTDSLKRLRVCHLKCIHKKDIATGKGRRSVYGLSLFYVFHNILERIGMRKLKTIRPPLICANSIYSLKNLPRL; from the coding sequence TTGGAAATACATGGGTGGCCAACAGACAGCCTTAAACGGCTCCGCGTCTGCCACCTCAAATGTATCCACAAAAAGGACATTGCAACAGGGAAAGGACGAAGATCTGTCTACGGCCTTTCCCTGTTTTATGTTTTCCATAACATACTGGAAAGGATAGGAATGCGAAAATTAAAAACGATCAGACCTCCGCTGATATGCGCCAATTCAATATACTCGCTCAAGAACTTACCACGCTTATGA
- a CDS encoding conserved membrane hypothetical protein (Evidence 4 : Homologs of previously reported genes of unknown function) has product MRKHGPFICFLVLWLGGNLLFLERFPFVHSDEPWLAGLTRAMLESGSLNGTEPFFDLKPRFPHAIKSLFHLLQMPFLQIFGYGAFSFRLLSLLGGAGCLILFHALALRLAGSGAIALLASVLLGVDIQFIYASHFARQEILVLLAMLACFLLLARPSGKPRAVAAAVITGLCIGVHPNAFILAAMCGALFLVIRSGWRPVAAYAGITGLFAAAFVGISLAFDPDFFRHYFAFGSEFLIDSSLPAKIRETGPYFQRLYYRVSGTYYTPDIRPQLVLFLFVTALSAIAAIRSGRRFALPLAALFGIWAGMALVGRFSQPYVIFFFPFCYLLLTALLQGLGKTLAPLCLCACIGLAGWLCAAQVWPVATQPFQYEGYLANIAAAVPPGAKTIGNLNAGYHFANGALRDYRNLPYLKKNGLSFADYARDNAVEYVIVSDELRFLYERRPVWNGIYGTINFLPEMEEYLRTCALVRTFTDNQYGVRVTRFQNGGRDFAVRIYHCPRP; this is encoded by the coding sequence ATGCGAAAACACGGCCCGTTCATATGCTTTCTCGTCCTGTGGCTCGGGGGAAACCTGCTGTTTCTGGAGCGTTTCCCCTTTGTGCACTCGGATGAACCGTGGCTCGCGGGCCTTACCAGAGCCATGCTCGAAAGCGGAAGCCTGAATGGTACCGAGCCTTTTTTTGATCTGAAGCCCAGGTTCCCGCATGCGATAAAATCACTGTTCCATCTTCTGCAAATGCCGTTCTTGCAAATCTTCGGGTACGGGGCCTTTTCGTTCCGCCTTCTGTCTCTGCTCGGCGGCGCGGGCTGCCTCATTCTTTTCCATGCCCTGGCGCTCCGCCTTGCGGGTTCCGGGGCCATCGCGCTTTTGGCCTCCGTGCTGCTGGGCGTTGATATCCAGTTCATTTACGCGTCTCACTTCGCCCGGCAGGAAATACTCGTTTTGCTCGCCATGCTGGCCTGCTTTTTGTTGCTGGCCCGCCCGTCCGGAAAACCCCGCGCCGTTGCCGCCGCCGTCATCACCGGGCTGTGCATCGGCGTGCATCCCAACGCGTTCATTCTGGCGGCCATGTGCGGCGCGCTTTTCCTTGTCATCCGGTCCGGCTGGCGGCCGGTCGCCGCGTATGCCGGCATCACGGGCCTTTTCGCCGCGGCTTTCGTGGGGATAAGCCTTGCGTTTGACCCCGATTTTTTCCGCCACTACTTTGCTTTCGGCTCCGAGTTCCTCATCGACTCCTCGCTCCCGGCCAAGATCCGCGAAACCGGGCCGTACTTCCAACGGCTTTATTACCGGGTTTCCGGCACCTACTATACACCGGACATCCGGCCGCAGCTGGTTCTTTTTCTCTTCGTCACGGCGCTTTCCGCCATCGCGGCCATCCGTTCCGGCAGGCGCTTCGCTCTGCCGCTCGCCGCCCTTTTCGGCATCTGGGCCGGCATGGCCCTGGTAGGGCGTTTCAGCCAGCCCTATGTTATTTTTTTCTTTCCCTTCTGCTATCTTCTGCTTACCGCGCTGTTGCAGGGATTGGGGAAAACGCTCGCGCCGCTCTGTCTTTGCGCCTGTATCGGCCTGGCGGGCTGGTTGTGCGCGGCCCAGGTGTGGCCTGTTGCCACGCAACCTTTCCAGTACGAGGGCTATCTCGCCAACATCGCGGCCGCCGTGCCGCCCGGGGCGAAAACCATCGGCAACCTGAATGCCGGGTACCATTTTGCCAATGGCGCGTTACGCGATTACCGCAACCTGCCGTATCTGAAAAAGAACGGGCTCTCTTTCGCGGACTACGCGCGGGATAACGCCGTGGAATACGTCATTGTTTCCGACGAGCTCCGTTTCCTTTACGAGCGGCGTCCCGTCTGGAACGGCATTTACGGCACGATAAACTTCCTGCCGGAAATGGAGGAATATCTCCGCACCTGCGCGCTGGTCAGGACTTTCACGGACAATCAGTACGGCGTCAGGGTCACGCGGTTCCAGAACGGCGGCAGGGATTTCGCGGTCCGCATCTATCACTGCCCGCGCCCCTGA
- a CDS encoding hypothetical protein (Evidence 5 : No homology to any previously reported sequences) has product MLPVPLPPERYIEDLVFLLVARLGKQQTREPYMRKCDDQVICIAQFESRAAVEQADAIMAVDGIDIAIVGRGDLAHDIGLPGKASSDEVTALVDRVIAAARRNNKVAGILVATPEEGRTWADKGMRFLTYGNEIKFLMATYAKGLEIIRGGK; this is encoded by the coding sequence ATGCTGCCAGTGCCCTTACCTCCTGAAAGATATATTGAAGATTTGGTGTTCCTCCTTGTAGCCAGGCTGGGCAAACAGCAGACCCGCGAGCCGTACATGCGCAAGTGCGACGATCAGGTCATCTGCATCGCGCAGTTCGAAAGCCGTGCGGCGGTGGAACAAGCGGACGCTATCATGGCGGTTGACGGCATCGATATTGCCATCGTCGGGCGGGGCGACCTCGCCCACGACATCGGCCTGCCGGGCAAGGCGTCCAGCGACGAGGTAACGGCCCTGGTGGACCGTGTCATCGCGGCCGCGCGGCGGAACAACAAGGTCGCGGGAATTCTGGTGGCAACGCCCGAGGAAGGCAGAACGTGGGCGGACAAGGGAATGCGGTTTCTCACCTACGGCAACGAGATCAAATTCCTCATGGCCACGTATGCCAAAGGGCTTGAAATCATCCGGGGCGGCAAATAG